TTCCTAATATTTCTTTTACAATATAAGGAGTATGTAATATTATTTTTTTATTTTTTATAAATAATTTTAATTTTTGAAGTAATATTTTTTCTGCAGTAAATTTTTTTTTTCTATGAATCAAATGTACTTGAGAAGTAATTTTAGATAAATATAATGCTTCTTCTATAGCTGAATTACCTCCACCCACAATTGCAACTACTTTATTACGATAAAAAAATCCATCACAAATAGCACAAGTAGAAATACCTTTTCCTATAAATTTTTTTTCAGAATCTAAACCTAAAAATTTTGGATATGACCCGGTAGCAATAATCATACTACTACAAATATATGTAAATAAATTACCTTCTACAATAAAGGGTGGTTTTTTTAAATTAATAACTTTTATTATTGTATCATTAATAATATTAGTATTAAAATATAAAGCATGATTATATAATTGATCCATTAATTTTTGTCCAGTTATTTTTGGATAATTTCCTGGCCAATTTTCAATATTAAATGTTTGTGTTAATTGCCCTCCAATATTATTTCCTGTAATAATAATAGGATTTAAATTAGCTCTTGCAGTATATATTGCTGATGTATAACCAGCAGGACCAGATCCTAAAATAAGAATTTTTGTTTTTTTATAATTTTTCATATAAATTTATTATTTTCATATTTAAAATATTAATATAAAATATATTATATTAATATCAAATATTTTAAAAAATTAAAATATATATAAATATATATATTATATAATATATATATTATTTAATATAGGAAACTATTATGTTAGATACACATTTATTACGTAATAATATTAATTATGTATATAAGATGTTGAAAAAAAGAAATTTTTA
The Enterobacteriaceae endosymbiont of Donacia thalassina genome window above contains:
- the trxB gene encoding thioredoxin-disulfide reductase, with protein sequence MKNYKKTKILILGSGPAGYTSAIYTARANLNPIIITGNNIGGQLTQTFNIENWPGNYPKITGQKLMDQLYNHALYFNTNIINDTIIKVINLKKPPFIVEGNLFTYICSSMIIATGSYPKFLGLDSEKKFIGKGISTCAICDGFFYRNKVVAIVGGGNSAIEEALYLSKITSQVHLIHRKKKFTAEKILLQKLKLFIKNKKIILHTPYIVKEILGNNVGVKGIKIYSLNTKNIKIIPVYGIFILIGSIPNSFLFKKILELDKNGYIITNKNKSCNSNFTETNIPGVFAAGDVMDNIYRQAITSAATGCMAALDAQKFLNKK